Proteins from a genomic interval of Rhipicephalus microplus isolate Deutch F79 chromosome 6, USDA_Rmic, whole genome shotgun sequence:
- the LOC119168418 gene encoding glucoside xylosyltransferase 2 yields MAFVMCEDIFNLGIVTVKSAVAYSYTRLHLIIIADKQNEEKMRKEYSSWPDNVKKRVSCDVLPLWFPKGSGHKWRPLFRPCATQRLFLPSMLPDVDAVLYADTDVVFVHPIEDFWRMFYAMNEWQMAGMAPETEHLKNNCYLREKIRRPYVPPLGLNSGLMMMNLTRMRAFNLEDHMIRLLEEFQERIVYADQDLLNIFFTRYPQGIFTFTCRWNYRAEHCLGDALCADGPISAIHASRKVVLLKQVPAFVALHAAMGNFKLGQNLVDHFIVPLRTSLWNKNLSNTASTGCTKELRKQLHLLRLAASRVDNMTAQAAAANGM; encoded by the exons ATGGCGTTCGTCATGTGCGAGGATATTTTTAATCTTGGCATCGTTACTGTCAAGTCAGCCGTAGCTTACTCCTACACAAGGCTGCACCTTATCATCATCGCAGATAAGCAGAACGAGGAGAAAATGCGAAAAGAG TACTCCTCCTGGCCGGATAATGTGAAAAAGCGCGTCAGCTGTGACGTGCTGCCTTTGTGGTTCCCCAAAGGAAGCGGGCACAAGTGGAGACCATTGTTCAGGCCATGCGCTACTCAGAGGCTTTTCTTACCG AGCATGCTTCCCGATGTGGATGCCGTCCTCTACGCTGACACGGACGTCGTATTCGTTCACCCTATCGAAGATTTCTGGAGAATGTTCTACGCCATGAACGAATGGCAGATGGCTGGTATGGCGCCTGAGACCGAGCACTTAAAAAACAACTGCTACTTAAGAGAAAAGATTCGCCGCCCATACGTTCCTCCTTTAG GTCTGAATTCGgggttgatgatgatgaacctaaCGCGTATGCGTGCCTTTAACCTGGAGGACCACATGATACGCCTGCTCGAAGAGTTCCAGGAGCGCATTGTTTATGCAGACCAGGACCTGCTGAACATCTTTTTTACCCGATATCCTCAAGGAATATTCACCTTCACGTGCCGTTGGAACTACCGCGCAGAGCACTGCCTAGGCGACGCCTTGTGTGCGGACGGCCCCATCTCTGCGATACACGCCTCGCGAAAGGTGGTCCTCCTCAAGCAAGTGCCGGCGTTTGTCGCTCTTCATGCGGCCATGGGAAAC TTCAAGCTCGGACAAAACCTTGTGGATCACTTTATCGTTCCCCTCCGCACAAGTCTTTGGAACAAAAATCTTTCGAACACTGCTTCGACAGGATGTACCAAAGAGCTCAGGAAACAGCTGCATCTGCTTCGGCTAGCTGCAAGTCGTGTCGACAACATGACGGCCCAAGCTGCGGCCGCAAATGGAATGTAG